The sequence ggtacaaatctgtcattctgcccctgaacaggcagttaacccactgttcctaggctgtcattgtgaataagaatttgttcttgactggttaaataatggttgaacattttttttttaaatggggcaTCAAGACACACTCCTCTAGGGGTAATATCTACCACATCATTGACACTCACTTGCAGTGGGGAGAAAGATGAGTCGCTGATGATGTCATCTTCCAGAGGTGTGATCCTGAGGAAGTCGACGTGTTTGGGGCGGGAGAGAGGCCGGCAGTAGGACAGAGACTCTTCCACCTCTCTGTGCCAGATCTCCTCCTGTCTCCACAGGGACTCATCTCTCTGCCagatctcctcctgtctccccaggGACTCGTCTCTCTGCCagatctccccctgtctccccaggGACTCATCTCTCTGCCAGATGTCCTCCTGTCTCCCCAGGGACTCGTCTCTCTGCCagatctccccctgtctcttcagGGACTCATCGCTCTGCCAGatctcctcctttctccacaGGGACTCATCTCTCTGCCagatctcctcctgtctccccaggGACTCATCTCTCTGCCAgatctcctcttgtctcctcagTGACTTGTCTAAAGAGAAGAGACAAAAGGAACATCAGAGTTGGTAGAAGCGTATATTTGGGGTACatttcattttaaattcagtcaattcaggaagtgactTGAAATTCAATTAATGAATGGAAAACCCCTCATGGAAACCATTCCTCTTAAACAAGGTAGAAGTTGGTATTGTgtaatgtgcttaacaagtccaGTTCTACTACAGTAATGCTAATTGGCCAAGGTTGACATCACCAGTTAATACTTCAACCTTCTGTAAGGCCATATCTTTCCCTAAGTTTCCTAATGCATTTCCTAATGCAAAATAATTCATACAAATGAATTCTGACTGAGTGTAGTAACCACGGCACAACAGCACCCACAATACTGTATGGTTCTGTATTAAAAGTTAAGCTGTGGCGCCACCTTCAGAATTAGAAGTGGAATTGCTGCCATTCTCAGCCAAGACATGAGTTCTTCATGACCTTTTGAACATCAACTCAGTAGTCCCCAGTGGTGCAAAAAcgactcaattgtcatacttgagtaaaagtaaaaataccttaatagaaaatgactcaagtaaaagtgaaagtcacccagtaaaatactacttcagtagAAGTCTAtaggtatttggttttaaatgtacttaagtatggaaagtaaatgtaatttctaaAAAATATATGTTAAGCACACCAGTGGTTGGCCAGTGGCACACAATAATGTACTaataaagcatttgtgtttagagAATTTGCCAgatcaggcagtagggatgaccagggatgttctcttgataagtgcgtgaatcaGACCGTTTTCCTGCCCTGCTAAGCATAACAAATGTACttgtgggtgtcagggaaaatgtatggagtaaaaagtccattattttctttcggaatgtagtgaagtaaaagtaaaagttgtcaaaaatataagtagtgaagtacagatactcaaaaaacactacttcagtagtactttaaagtattttctaCTTCACCCCACTGGTAGCCCCAGCCCATATAACAGCATGGAACTGTACTGATATGAGACCTAATCACAAGTCAAATCAGCTCATGTCCTTCATGTTAACCTGTAATGAGATGTGAATGACTGAGATACACTacttgaccaaaagtatgtggacaccacgtgctcatcgaacatctcattccaaaattatgggcattaatttggagttggtccccccccccctttgctgctataacagcctccactcttctgggaaggctttccactagatgttgtaacattgctgtggggaccacaagagcattagtgagatcggGCACTGATATTGGGTGATTAGTCCTGGCTTGCAGTCTCACctaaaggtgtttgatggagttgaggtcagggctctgtgcaggccagacaACTTCTTCGACACCGTTCTCGACAAACCGTTTCCGTATAGGCCTCGTTTTGAGTACAGGggctttgtcatgctgaaactggagaggaccttccccaaactgttgccaaaaagttggaagcacagaagtatctataatgtcattgtatgctggagCATTACAAATccccttcactagaactaaggggcctagcccgatccatggaaaaacagccccagaccattattcctcctccaccaacctTTACAGTTGgctctatgcattggggcaggtagtgttctcctggcattctccaaacccagattggtccatcggactgccagatggtgaagcgtgatttatcactccagagaacacgtttccactgctccagagtctaattgcagcgagctttacaccactccagccgacgcttggcattgcgcatggtgatcttaggctcgtgtgcagctgctcagccatggaaacccttttcctgaagctcctgacaaacagttattgtgctgacgttgcttccagaggccgtttggagctcggtagtgagtgttgcaaccaaggacagactatttttacgttCTGCGCACTTCAGCGCTCTgcgatcccgttctgtgagcttgtgtggtctaccacttcacggctgagccgttgttgctcctagacatttccacctcacaataacagcacttacagttgatcggggcagctctagcagggcttgttggaaatgtggcatcctatgacgtgactgtgtgttcgattttatacacctgtcagcaacagttgtggctgaaatagcgaATTCACTAATtagaaggggtgtccacatacttttgtataaatATAGTGTATGTATGTGCCAGGTAGATAACAGAGGTGGTGAGGCTGTCTGGATGAAGATGTCTGGTTGGCAGGAATACCAGGGTGATGGACACAGTGTTAATTGGTCAGCTACATCGTGGGTGTGGCCAATGGCCATGTGGGAGCCAAATTCACCAGACGGCTCGTCTGCACATTGCTGTTATTCAATAGGCATCGCCCAGccaaagaggcagagagagacacagagagataaagagataacATCCTCAAtttgtctctacaaggtgtcaaaagcattctaCAGAGACGCTgaaccatgttgactctaatgcttcccacggttgtgtcaagttggctggatgttattttggtggtggaccattcttgatacacacaggaaagtAGTGAGCGTGGAAAAACCAGCAGGTTTGCAgtccttgacacaaaccggtgtgcctgacacctgctacctgctacctgctaccatACCCTGTACAATGGCACTTACGCCTTTTGTATTTCCCATTcacctctgaatgacacacaatccatgtctcaacctgtctccaccccttcatcggcactgactgaagtggatttaacaagagacctcaataagggatcatagctttcacctggattcacctggtcaagaGCAAGTGTTCTTAATgctttgtatactcagtgtagatCGACAGCTGCTACTTTGACCCTGTGGTTCTGTTAGTTTTCACACACACGAGCAGAAGAAGCCGTTACCAGTAACCACCTCTTTGGCAAAAACTTGAATTGGTGGCCCACAATGCACTTACTGTTTTTCTAAGTTCTCCATATTGTACATTTCTCTCCATTCCATTTTGTTTTTGTATGGTCATTAGCAGAGTCTACATGATCCCAATTTTAGCTTCAATACGCCGGCAACTCAGGGGATAGCGCTAAAACAATTACATCATATCTGAATTTATTTCAAACTTTGGGTCGTAATGACCTTTTTATTACTGTTACCACCATTGGACACCTGGCCTTTGATAACTATACCTATAcctataactaaccctaactataactaaccctaactatacctaaccctaactatacctatacctaaccctaactatacctatacctaaccctaactatacccatacctaaccctaactatacCTAACCATAACTATACCTATAAGACCTTGAAGCTCCGGCACAACCACACTGAACCATGCTGATTAATCCTAGATTGCACTCCTGACTGTTCCTTCCCATATGAAAATACCTCTGCTTTTTTTTGTTCACACAAACACTAGTCTTTAATCTTGAACCTTGGATTGACTTCGCTCACTGCACATTCTATCGTGGCCTCCAGAGAGAGCTGCTGTCAGGTGCCCACTGACCCCATGCttgaacacacgcacgcacgcacgcacgcacacacacacacacacacacacacacacacacacacacacacacacacacacacacacacacacacacacacacacacacacacacacacacacacacacacacacagaaacaaacacacacacacacacacacacacacacacacacacacacacacacaaacacacacacacacacacacaggcacttcTGGTACACTAAACATGGGTAGAGAGGATTGatggtacagatgtaggatcttaatttgagacagtttgatacaacaggaaaataatcctgcagcaacaggaaatgtggattataattaatggaaatATGTTTGTTTGATTAAAAAAAGGGAAAATCAAgcctgaaatttcaaagtggaaattacaaacttcagaagcatttttaaaacctcaaatacactgcaAGTTTAACATTTCCTGCATCAAATTAGGATCCTACATCTGAACTCTGAAAATGATGGCTCCATGCTGGTTGATGAGAGTTAACGGCCTAAAAGGGAGTGTGATCAATTGGAAAGTAAAAAAGGCCCaggatccgtgtgtgtgtgtgtgtgtgtgtgtcagagacgtTTGTGTGTCAGAGCACTGCTGAGAAGCCTTGGCCCATAACAGTCACCTGACTATAGAGAATGCAGAGTGGTTGAGGCAGAAACAGCAGATCACTAAGCGATGTGTAAACCTGACTGTCAGAACCTAGCTAGAGCATCATAGAGCTCTGTTTTCCACTTATTCacccctgtctgcctgcctgcctgtctgcctgcctgtctgtctgtctgtctgcctgtctgtctgtctgtctgtctgtctgtctgtctgtctgtctgtctgtctgtctgtctgtctgtctgtctggtctggtcttgtctggtctgtCGGTCGGAGAGAAGCAACTTCTACTTTGTAAGGGTCAATTATCCTGTGCAGCTCAGTATACATCCTCAAAGACAAGAACACTGGATATTAGTTACGTGACAGAATGTGTCTTACTCCATTCTACGCAGTATCTTTTCCCCCTTCTGTAGGCTTATTTCTCTTGTTATAATTTGGACATGATGAATTGCACAAGGTGACCACTCACCTGAAGGCAGCACAGTGGACAAACTGGAAATACCGGGCTCTCCTTTTCTCTGACCGTCATTCTGGTTCTGCTCATTCAGCCTCAGATCCAGCCATGCTACTCGCTTCCTGGTCCCCTTTTTGTCCCCTACCTGTCCTCTGTTGACCTTAACATCACTGTTGTCACCTCTATTACAACTCCCACCCTGCAGGACAAGATGGCCTGGTGCAGAGTTCTTCGTCCCTCTCTGATCTTCCTCATCTCTCATTCTTCTTCCCTCGCTCATCTCCTCATCAGGCTGGGAGAGGGACCGAGGCAGGGGATGGCGACTGAGCCGGGGGCTGGACaatagggaggacagaggagacaggatggGGGACATCATAGGGGACATGCTGTTAAAGCTACTGGAGGTCCTTGGGGACGAGTTGTCCAAGAGAGAGGGCGAGGAGGGACGCTTCCATTCTCTCATAGGGTCAAAGGTCATGGTGTTGCCGTTGGAGAGGTCGATGGGATCCCAAGACAATTCTGGAGAAGTTTGCTCTAAGTTGAAGTTCCAGGTTGTTTCTCTGCACTCTTCTCTACACCTCACTGCCTCCCAGTCCTCGTCTTCCCCAAGACCCTCCATCCTCAGGGCTCTCCGCAGGCTCTGGCTCAACGCCTCACCCAGGGCATGAATCTCCTCAGCTGGGAGAGAATCTTCCAGAGTAGTCCACCAATCCTGGAGCTCTGGCTGGAGCTGGAAAGAGGATTCAGGTTTGGTCTCGGACACTGACTCCTCTTCAGACACATCTGGCGTAGAGGTAAATAGATCAAaaacactcccctctctcccttctttgaTCCAGTCAGTGCTGATTAGACTGACCCTCCGTATgatcccctccacctcctcaatcttctccatcaccctccaGGCTGCttccctcctcttcatctccatcctccaccccttCTCTGCTCTGCCTCCCTCCTGGCTGGGGCTCAGGGCCTGGTTGGACCCCCCCTCTGGAGACTGCCTGGTGCTTTCCTGAGCATCCTCTATCTCTTGAGGTTTACATGGGAAGGGAGAGGTGTTACAGAATTCGTTGTCGTACTCTGAGAGCTCCGTATCTGAGTCAATGTGAACAGACTCTTCTTTCAGAGTTACAACTTCTCGGGCCGTGCGAGAACTGTAGTGGTACTCAAATGGGAGAACTTTGTTCAGAGAACAAGAGTGGTTCTCAGAGAGTAGAACCCCCCTGAGGGAGTCCAGAACAGCGCTGGAGGGTACGGTGCATGGCCTCTTTGCTTCCTGTGTCATAGTTGGACTCTTAGAAcatttctccctctgtctgcctccctggaCGGTGTCCgttttctccttttctcctcctctcatgACTGTATTCCTCCTCTCTGTGAAATTAGAGTTGGAGACACCATCAGAAGGATATACTGGACTCGACTCCACTGCACCCCACTGAAGCGTCTCCTCGGCTGGGTGAGCACTCATCTTCCACAACCTCTTCAGCCTCATTCTCTTGGAGCTCCCTGCTGTCCGTGACGTCCCAGGGGACCGGGTGAGGGTGTGCTGTAGGCTACTGGTGCCGTTCATCCCCCCAGTCCTCCTTCTCCTGGTCACCTGGGGGTCTGGTGGTAATCTGGATGAGCAACCATCTTGGCTCTCCTCTGAGCCCAGGTGCCTGAGCTTACCTCCCTGGTTCCCCATCCCAACCCTGGCCTTACACTCCGAACAGAGAGGTAGCAGGTGGAGGTCAGCCAACCAGTGGAGCTCAGAGTCTGATGATGATCCTAAACCATCCGCCTTGCTGTCCTCCTCAAAACTCTGTTTCTGCTTTTTAAACCCAAGTTCTCCTGACTGATCCCACTGCACTGTCTCAACTGGCCCCTCCTCCGTTGGATGGTGGGAAATGATTGGTTGAGCCCTAAGAGAGGCGGTCTTGTGGAGGGAGGAGCCGGGGCCCCTTTGGATAGGGGTGGGGGTGAGGATGAATGGCCTCACAGAGCTCCTCTCCCTGATGGTTTGGTACAGACGCAAGGTGCTGTGGGTCCCTTCCATGATAACAACTGCTGTGGTAGTTGGCATGTAAACTGGCTGAAAAGTGTCTTGAAGTGTCTGAACAACGTAGTCTAGCACCTCATCAATGGACTTTCTTCCGTTTCCTTTGGAATGGTTTCCTCCTAATGAAAAATAAATGGTTGGTTATGTTAGGATATCTTTCTGGCTTGAGTTGTGGGACCGTTTTCTTCAGGAAAGGTAGATGAGTGGATTAGAATGGAATATAAGCGCATACGATTATGAACAAGGAAACATTTTTTATGTAAACCTAAAACTTTTTTGAAGAGCAAAAACATCCCGTCTGTCTCCTGACCACAAACTTTCCCTGACAGAAATAGAAACCTTGCAAGATTAGATTATAACTGATGAGATATTATattatctcagagagagagagagaaagagacagacagagagagtatgtctgtctatttattttccctttcctacttcaactatttgcacgTTGTTACACTTGTATTTACTATAAAAGGTAGTGGATGAACAGGTCAGTAACTCATGAAATATGATACAATATTGTGTAAAACATTGAATTTGTAAATTGCATCGAAATGGACTTTGTCCCCAATTTTCCCCCATGTTTTAGACATGAGGCGTGACCTGCGGAAGCAACACATGATCTACATCACCCTCAGCAAGAGGATGTACTGTGGCTGATGCCTCTCCCGTCCTTTGAtgttctcttgctctctctctctagttaatCAGTCCCGATGGCTTTTGTAGTGTGTGTCCAACTCTACTTACCTCTTATACTCAATTGTAAAGTTGAACTTCCAGGCACCAGGGATGACGACAGGTGCCGGCGGATGACGACAGGTGCCGGGGATGACGACAGGCGCCGGGGATGACGACAGGCGCCGGGGATGACGACAGGCGCCGGGATGACGACAGGCGCCGGGGATGACGACAGGCGCCGGGGATGACGACAGGCGCCGGGGATGACGACAGGCGCCGGGGATGACGACAGGCGCCGGGGATGACGACAGGTCGCCGGGGATGACGACAGGCGCCGGGGATGACGACAGGCGCCGGGGATGACGACAGGCGCCGGGGATGACGACAGGCGCCGGGGATGACGACAGGTGCCGGCGGATGACGACAGGTGCCGGGGATGACGACAGGTGCCGGGGATGACGACAGGTGCCGGGGATGACGACAGGCGCCGGGGATGACGACAGGCGCCGGGGATGACGACAGGTGCCGGGGATGACGACAGGTGCCGGGGATGACGACAGGTGCCGGGGATAGCAGGTTGCCTTTTGCTTAGAtgttgctttgctttatcttaaactggctggctagttagcttaCAAAACATACTGTGCAGATATATCTTCAAATTCACCTGGCTAATTAATAGTTTGAGTACAAGTGGCATGATGCTGTGCTGTTACATTTGTAAATGACCTGGTATATAACAGCAAAATGAGCTCAACGGAAAACGTAAATACTGGAAATGCTCAGGAAGCTGCCATTTTCTATTGGGAAAGAAAAGGAAGCGTTAGAAATAATTTAAACATCACCTATATAAATTCCAGCTGTGCCCATGCTAAAATACAATGTGACTTGTGTTGTACTACTGAATTGAACTGTGAGGAGAGGCACTCAGACCAGCCTTTGTGATTGAACTTAGGTATAGGCAGGAATGACCGGGGCCTTCAGCAAGTAAGACATCATTTGAACATCACAGATATACATTCCCAATGCGCCCGTGATAAAGTTAACTACACTACTTTAGGTGGCTGCTTTGAGCAAAACTTGTATGTAATATAACCTATTCTGGGAgcctagtgagtgtgtgtgtgtgtgtgtgtgtgtgtgtgtgtgtgtgtgtgtgtgtgtgtgtgtgtgtgtgtgtgtgtgtgtgtgtgtgtgtgtgtgtgtgtgtgtgtgtgtgtgtgtgtgtgtgtgtgtgtgtgtgtgtgtgtgtgtgtgtggaataaaCTATTTACAAGATGTGCACAGATGTTCACTGTTGCCAACTTTGGGAGCACGTGGTCCTTGAATAACTCTAGTCCGGCATTATGACTCTGCCAGAGGTCGTCACGCTGGACGAGGATGGTGATGGAGGCTTTGGTGGTCCACGACAACAAAGAAGCAAGTGTCTCTTCCAGTGATGTTGAACTGACCGGGGATCCTGGTGCCAGTAGGGACGGTCTTCACAGAGGCAGTATCACTTGACATATCGGTATCACTTGACATGTCGGTACCACTTGACATATCATATCGGTATCACTTGACATATCGGTATCACTTGACATATCGGTATCACTTGACATATCATATCGGTATCACTTGACATATCGGTACCACTTGACATATTGGTATCACTTGACATATCGGTACCACTTGACATATTGGTATCACTTGACATATCGGTATCACTTGACATATCATATCGGTATCACTTGACATATCATATCGGTATCACTTGACATATCATATTGGTATCACTTGACATATCGGTACCACTTGACATATTGGTATCACTTGACATATCGGTACCACTTGACATATTGGTATCACTTGACATATCGGTATCACTTGACATATCATATCGGTATCACTTGACATATCATATCGGTATCACTTGACATCATATCAGTATCACTTGACATATCGATATCACTTGACATTATCGGTATCACTTGACATATCGATATCACTTGACATATCATATCGGTATCACTTGACATATTAATCATATAGTGGGAAGTATCCTATAGATCAAGACTGTGTGAATGCATGTACCactctgaataaataaatactgtgccTCTGAAGTTTtgtctctggttatgaaactacaATACAGACTGGATGTATTTTATTGAtttatatttatttcacctttatttacccagttaggccagttgagaacacctttatttacccagttaggccagttgagaacaagttctcatttacaactgcgacctggccatgataaagcatagcaattcgacacatacaacaacacagagttacacatggaataaacaaaacatagtcaataatacagtggaacaaaagaaaacaaaaagtctatatacagtgagtacaaacgaggtaagataagggagttaaggcaataaataggccattctAACCAAGTCAATTCTGAATGTCAATAGATTTGGGGATTCATTCTCATCAGTGACAACATTCTAGAAGTCTGATATCCGGGGTAATCTGGATAATGATTATATAATTGATTAAGCAGCTCTTTCCTTGTGGTGTTTACAGCTGTATAGAACACATTGTATTGCTTAGATTCTCAAACTTAATATCTACATTCACCGACACAGGATAAACTTTATCGCTCATGCTGGCCCAGACCAAACCAGTAAGTTACCACTCACTATAGCTGCATTTCTCCACATGGCCAGGCTGATAGTGGTCTTCTCCACATGACCAGACTTCTAGTGGccttctccacatggccagacttctagtggccttctccacatggccagacttctAGTGGCCTTCTCCACATGGCCACACTGATAGTggtcttctccacatggccagGCTGATAGTGGTCTTCTCCACATGACCAGACTTCTAGTGGCCTTCTCCACATGGCCACACTGATAGTGGCCTTCTCCACATGGCCACACTGATAGTggtcttctccacatggccaCACTGATAGTggtcttctccacatggccagGCTGATAGTGGTCTTCTCCACATGACCAGACTTCTAGTGGCCTTCTCCACATGGCCACACTGATAGTggtcttctccacatggccagGCTGATAGTGGTCTTCTCCACATGACCAGACTTACAGTggtcttctccacatggccagacttaCAGTGGTCTTCTCCACATGACCAGACTTACAGTggtcttctccacatggccaCACTGATAGTggtcttctccacatggccagacttctAGTGGTCTTCTCCACATGACCAGACTGATAGTGGTCTTCTCCACATGACCAGACTTCTAGTggtcttctccacatggccagactgATAGTGGTCTTCTCCACATGACCAGAATTACAGTggtcttctccacatggccagacttctAGTGGTCTTCTCCACATGACCAGACTTCTAGTGGTCTTCTCCACATGACCAGACTTCTAGTGGTCTTCTCCACATGACCAGACTTCTAGTGGTCTTCACCCCTTTTAATGCTCTTCTGCTCATCCTTGAAAAATGCTATGAGGTCTGCAATAGACACCAAAgtcaacatactgtactaacaatAATCTAGGCTAagtattctaaatggattaaatcgtttttttgtcttcatcaatctacacaaaaacattttttttttaaatgcaactttgttgaagcaccattggcaccgattacagccttgagtcttcttgggtatgacgctacaagcttggtacacctgcatttagggagtttctcccattctcctctgcagatcctctcaagctctgtcaggttggatggggaaagtcactgcacagctattttcaggtctctccagagatgttctatcgggtttaagtctgggctctggctgggccactcaaggacattgagagacttgtcccgaagccgctcctgcgttgtcttggctgtgtgcttaaagtcgttgtcctgttagaaggtgaaacttcacccccgtttgaggtcctgagcactctggagcaggttttcaacaaggatctctctggattcaggccaaagagtgcaatcttggtttcatcagaccagagaatcgtgtttctcattgtcttagagtcctttaggtgccttttggcaaactccaagcgggctgtcatgtgccttttactgaggagtggcttccatctggccactctaccataaaggcctgctttGTTGagtgttgtccttctggaaggttctcccatctctacagaggaacactggagctctgtcagagttctcgggttctttgtcacctccctgatgTAGACCATacagttaaatgcttacttaccagcccttaaccaacaacacatttttttttaaatagcccccccccaaaaaaataaaataagtaaCAAATGTCTCCAAGAACAAGATCTCTCCTGGAGGGAAATTCTTCTGGAATGCATATATTACTGAAATTGAATGGAAGAAAGCTTGGTTGCTCCTTCACAAATTTTGAATAtcaaataaagtaaaataaatTAACTTTAAAATCTTGCACAAAATATCCCCTTGCAAGAACATGTTGTCTAAATTCACGGATTTAGAGGACATATGGCTTTTCTGTGATAAAGAAGAGGAAACTATTATACACATTTTTTTACGAGTGTGATTCTGTGAAGTTAGTTTAGAGCGAGTTAAGTATTTACATGTTTTATTCCATCAATAAGACCCATGTTTTTACAATGAAAGATGTAGTATGTTATTGTTCAAATGAAAACAAAACTACTGAATTAGTCGTTACTTTTTCATTCTCTCTGGTAAATTGGATATACACAAAAACACACGTTTGAAATATGTCCCCAAATGCAATATATTTTTCCTTGAAATCCAATATTTAATAAAATCTGTAGAATTAGTCAACAACACAAAAAAACACTGTATTCTTacaactctatcataggtttgtACAACTGTAACCCCTGGACTTTATTCCATTTATTTGAGGTACTTTAACTTTTGAAAGTCAATTGttgtgattttatttttttactttataaTGTTATTTTTGTTTCTTCAGAGAAAATATATGTGTAGTGATGCACTATGTTtttttgttattgtattgtacATTGAAATGGTATAATAATAAAAACAgctaaatacaattaaaataaagTAGTATTTTTTGTTTCTATTGTGATTTTCTGAAAATGTCTGGTAATTAGTTATTGCACTATTATTACAATGCACTGTTTCAATGGTAT is a genomic window of Oncorhynchus keta strain PuntledgeMale-10-30-2019 chromosome 19, Oket_V2, whole genome shotgun sequence containing:
- the LOC118397903 gene encoding uncharacterized protein LOC118397903 isoform X2, with amino-acid sequence MPTTTAVVIMEGTHSTLRLYQTIRERSSVRPFILTPTPIQRGPGSSLHKTASLRAQPIISHHPTEEGPVETVQWDQSGELGFKKQKQSFEEDSKADGLGSSSDSELHWLADLHLLPLCSECKARVGMGNQGGKLRHLGSEESQDGCSSRLPPDPQVTRRRRTGGMNGTSSLQHTLTRSPGTSRTAGSSKRMRLKRLWKMSAHPAEETLQWGAVESSPVYPSDGVSNSNFTERRNTVMRGGEKEKTDTVQGGRQREKCSKSPTMTQEAKRPCTVPSSAVLDSLRGVLLSENHSCSLNKVLPFEYHYSSRTAREVVTLKEESVHIDSDTELSEYDNEFCNTSPFPCKPQEIEDAQESTRQSPEGGSNQALSPSQEGGRAEKGWRMEMKRREAAWRVMEKIEEVEGIIRRVSLISTDWIKEGREGSVFDLFTSTPDVSEEESVSETKPESSFQLQPELQDWWTTLEDSLPAEEIHALGEALSQSLRRALRMEGLGEDEDWEAVRCREECRETTWNFNLEQTSPELSWDPIDLSNGNTMTFDPMREWKRPSSPSLLDNSSPRTSSSFNSMSPMMSPILSPLSSLLSSPRLSRHPLPRSLSQPDEEMSEGRRMRDEEDQRGTKNSAPGHLVLQGGSCNRGDNSDVKVNRGQVGDKKGTRKRVAWLDLRLNEQNQNDGQRKGEPGISSLSTVLPSDKSLRRQEEIWQRDESLGRQEEIWQRDESLWRKEEIWQSDESLKRQGEIWQRDESLGRQEDIWQRDESLGRQGEIWQRDESLGRQEEIWQRDESLWRQEEIWHREVEESLSYCRPLSRPKHVDFLRITPLEDDIISDSSFSPLQLRVSTPGDGEDRSTPGRLQAIWPPTKEEKVGLKYTEAEHQAALLQLKRECNEEMEKIQEDFGKQLRQVRGDNEERVFHLECNLARLQSDLALGAHHRRGDLRDVAVSTGDDLSQRTVHNVCVQTDRQTFIRTLEDEEGGVRLGPQPPLNVPKRLGLASISLNLSGQATSPSSPSFPPLLPPPPPPPPFPKQTQGLDGPPPPPGCVPPPPPGVLVDKPHRKPAVEPACLMKPLYWTRIQIQDNKDTLWNSLVEPDIINTTEFEDLFSKTTLQTKKKPLSEAYEKKAKAKKVIKLLDGKRSQAVGILISSLHLEMNDIQQAVLTVDNSIVDMETIQALYENRAQPDELEQITRHYHTSEEELIKLLDKPEQFLYELSQIPDFPGRASCIIFQSVFIDAIASVQRKVDIVSRVCKDLLETSSVREVMGLVLALGNHMNGGNRTRGQADGFGLEILPKLKDVKSRDNRISLVDYVVSYYLRNLDENAGTERSVFPLPEPQDVFLSAQVKFEDITKELRQLRRDLTVCEKGVQKVCSSSTDEHLQPFKDKMEAFVLIAHKEHDDVHAQLMFAQKSFHELVTFLGLKPKTGETEVATGHFFMLWFEFCTDFMTRWRRENKNISKERLKEAQLSVKKITADKKVETRKINPNSLKERLRQKEANMVATS